One stretch of Terriglobales bacterium DNA includes these proteins:
- a CDS encoding M48 family metallopeptidase, with protein MRVAVVLLLVAAGLAQETAPTPLPESCPPRSVAASSAGMPEDAKEDGKRSKIPTKYDVSRIGDRGIGGGMNFYSLDKEQLLGKELAEEIERSAKLVSDPVITEYVNRIGQQLVRNSDARVPFTIKVIDNDEINAFALPGGYFYVNTGLIEAADNEAELAGVMAHEIAHVAARHATKNATKAEIFNLASIPLIFVGGPAGYAVRQVAGIAMPMSFLKFSRDAEREADLLGLEYQYASGYDPEAFIAFFEKLESKEKKKQNVLARAFATHPMTEDRVKRAERAMEDMLPAKNQYIVSTSEFDDIKARLAQLENRRRIDEGKEGKPTLRRRDGEATDDGGPPTLKRRPN; from the coding sequence ATGCGTGTTGCCGTTGTCCTGCTGCTGGTAGCTGCCGGGTTGGCGCAGGAGACGGCGCCGACCCCGCTTCCCGAAAGCTGCCCGCCTCGATCGGTCGCGGCATCCTCCGCCGGCATGCCGGAGGACGCGAAGGAGGACGGTAAGCGCTCGAAAATCCCCACGAAGTACGACGTAAGCCGCATCGGCGATCGCGGGATCGGCGGCGGGATGAATTTCTATTCGCTGGACAAGGAGCAGCTGCTCGGCAAGGAGCTGGCGGAGGAGATCGAGCGGTCAGCGAAGCTGGTGAGCGATCCGGTGATCACCGAGTACGTGAACCGGATTGGGCAGCAGCTGGTGCGGAACTCCGACGCGCGCGTGCCGTTCACCATCAAGGTCATCGACAACGACGAGATCAATGCGTTCGCGCTGCCGGGCGGGTACTTTTACGTGAATACCGGGCTGATCGAGGCGGCGGACAACGAGGCGGAACTGGCGGGAGTGATGGCGCACGAGATCGCGCACGTGGCGGCGCGGCATGCGACCAAGAACGCGACCAAGGCGGAGATCTTCAACCTGGCGTCGATACCGCTGATCTTTGTCGGCGGGCCGGCGGGGTATGCGGTGCGGCAGGTGGCGGGGATAGCGATGCCGATGTCGTTCCTGAAGTTCAGCCGCGACGCGGAGCGAGAGGCCGACCTGCTGGGCCTGGAGTATCAGTACGCCAGCGGGTATGACCCGGAGGCGTTCATCGCGTTCTTCGAGAAACTGGAGTCGAAGGAGAAGAAGAAGCAGAACGTGCTGGCGCGCGCGTTCGCGACGCATCCGATGACGGAAGACAGAGTGAAGCGGGCAGAGCGCGCGATGGAGGACATGCTGCCGGCGAAAAACCAGTACATCGTGAGCACGAGCGAGTTCGACGACATCAAGGCGCGGCTGGCGCAGTTGGAAAACCGGCGGCGGATTGATGAGGGCAAGGAAGGGAAGCCGACGTTGCGGCGACGCGATGGCGAAGCGACGGATGACGGCGGCCCACCGACGTTGAAGAGGCGGCCGAATTAG
- a CDS encoding TonB-dependent siderophore receptor: MQLSCKSFRRVAPVVFGVCLTATAAMAQSVCGRVVDSSHAAIQGAQVTASGGAAKWTAVTDAAGEFRAPAAPGRTTLRISAAGFETRSWVLEGNGPPDAEVREFVLRVARVSETVTVTEPAGEQIATITSATKTPTALVDVPQSVTVVGRKQLGEQMMLSMADVVRYVPGVTAVQGENNRDQLVIRGQSTSADFFVDGVRDDVQYYRDVYNVERVEALKGPNAMVFGRGGGGGVINRVMKEADAAPVREFTLLGGAFGDRRFATDLDQPISERLAVRLNGMYEIADSFRRFVGLERYGTNPTARLKVTKNTTVTSGYEYFHDGRVADRGIPSFHGLPVDVPASLYFGDPDQSRVRARVHLGSLRVEHVARSFVVRNRFLIGDYDRGYQNFVPGAVTPDGTRAALSAYNNATKRRNLFNQTDVTRLASSGKAKHTLLGGVELGRQLTDNFRNTGFFGNTATSILAPVSNPAISTPVTFRQSSTDANNHVTTVVGAVYGQDQVEVTRWLQLLGGVRFDYFDLNFHDNRTGTELQRVDRLVSPRAGVVLKPMAALSVYGSYSVSYLPSSGDQFSSLTVITQQVKPERFTNYEVGAKWNLLRDLAVTTAVYRLDRTNTRASDPNDPTRILQTGSTRSNGFEAGVSGSVTRRWGIAGGYAYQDVFITGATTSAAVGAQVAQTPHHTFSLWNTYRIMPRLGAGLGIVQRSDMFAAADNTVRLPGYVRADAALYVTLTERIRMQANVENLFDRRYYLNADNNNNISPGPTRAVRVGLAARF, encoded by the coding sequence ATGCAACTAAGTTGCAAGTCGTTCAGGCGGGTGGCGCCCGTCGTGTTCGGCGTGTGCCTGACAGCGACCGCAGCCATGGCGCAATCGGTCTGCGGACGGGTGGTGGACAGCTCGCACGCGGCGATCCAGGGCGCGCAGGTCACGGCCAGTGGAGGGGCGGCAAAGTGGACGGCGGTGACCGACGCGGCCGGGGAGTTTCGGGCGCCGGCGGCGCCGGGGCGAACCACGCTGCGGATCAGCGCGGCAGGATTCGAGACGCGGTCGTGGGTGCTGGAGGGGAACGGCCCGCCAGACGCAGAAGTGCGGGAATTCGTGCTGCGAGTGGCGCGGGTGAGCGAGACGGTGACGGTGACCGAACCGGCCGGCGAGCAGATTGCGACGATCACGAGCGCAACCAAGACACCGACGGCGCTGGTTGACGTCCCGCAGTCGGTGACGGTGGTGGGCCGCAAGCAGCTGGGCGAGCAGATGATGCTGAGCATGGCCGACGTGGTGCGCTACGTGCCGGGCGTGACAGCGGTGCAGGGTGAGAACAATCGGGACCAGCTGGTGATACGCGGGCAGAGCACGTCGGCCGATTTCTTCGTGGACGGCGTGCGCGACGACGTGCAGTACTACCGCGATGTTTACAACGTGGAGCGAGTGGAGGCATTGAAGGGACCGAACGCCATGGTGTTCGGGCGCGGCGGAGGCGGGGGCGTGATCAACCGGGTGATGAAGGAAGCGGACGCGGCGCCGGTCCGCGAGTTCACGCTGCTGGGCGGGGCGTTCGGCGATCGCCGATTTGCGACGGACCTGGACCAGCCGATCAGCGAGCGGCTGGCGGTGCGGCTGAATGGAATGTACGAAATTGCGGACAGCTTCCGCCGGTTTGTGGGCCTGGAGCGCTACGGGACCAATCCGACGGCGAGGCTGAAGGTCACGAAGAACACGACGGTCACGAGCGGGTATGAGTACTTTCACGACGGGCGGGTGGCGGACCGCGGCATTCCGTCGTTCCACGGTTTGCCGGTGGATGTGCCGGCATCGCTGTACTTCGGGGACCCGGACCAGAGCCGGGTGCGAGCGCGGGTGCACCTGGGATCGCTGAGGGTGGAGCACGTGGCGCGATCGTTCGTGGTCCGGAACCGCTTTCTGATCGGCGACTACGATCGCGGGTATCAGAACTTCGTGCCGGGGGCGGTGACGCCGGACGGGACGCGGGCGGCGCTTTCCGCATACAACAATGCGACGAAGCGGCGGAACCTGTTCAACCAGACGGACGTGACGCGGCTCGCCTCGAGCGGCAAAGCGAAGCACACGCTGCTCGGCGGCGTGGAACTGGGAAGGCAACTGACGGACAACTTCCGCAACACGGGGTTCTTCGGCAACACGGCGACATCGATCCTGGCGCCGGTGTCGAATCCGGCGATCTCGACGCCAGTCACGTTTCGGCAGAGCTCGACCGACGCCAACAACCACGTGACGACGGTGGTGGGGGCGGTGTACGGGCAGGACCAGGTGGAAGTGACGCGGTGGCTGCAACTGCTCGGCGGCGTACGGTTCGACTACTTCGACCTGAACTTCCACGACAACCGGACGGGCACGGAACTGCAGCGGGTGGACCGGCTGGTGTCGCCGCGTGCAGGCGTGGTGCTGAAGCCGATGGCCGCGCTCTCGGTGTATGGGAGCTACAGCGTGTCGTACCTGCCGAGTTCGGGCGACCAGTTCTCGTCGCTGACGGTGATCACTCAGCAGGTGAAGCCGGAGCGGTTCACCAACTACGAGGTCGGCGCGAAATGGAACCTGTTGCGCGATCTTGCGGTGACGACGGCGGTGTACCGGTTGGACCGCACGAACACGCGGGCGAGCGATCCCAACGATCCGACGCGAATCCTGCAAACCGGGAGCACGCGGAGCAACGGGTTCGAGGCGGGCGTGAGCGGGAGCGTTACGCGACGGTGGGGAATTGCCGGCGGGTACGCCTACCAGGACGTGTTCATCACGGGGGCGACGACGTCGGCGGCGGTGGGAGCGCAGGTGGCGCAGACACCGCACCACACGTTCTCGTTGTGGAACACGTACCGGATCATGCCGCGACTCGGGGCCGGCCTGGGAATTGTGCAGCGCAGTGACATGTTCGCGGCGGCGGACAACACGGTGCGGCTGCCGGGATATGTGCGAGCGGACGCTGCCCTTTACGTGACGCTGACCGAGCGAATCCGAATGCAGGCGAACGTTGAGAACCTTTTCGACCGGCGCTACTACCTGAACGCGGACAATAACAACAACATCTCACCGGGCCCGACGCGGGCGGTTCGGGTGGGACTGGCGGCGCGTTTCTAG
- a CDS encoding transcriptional repressor, whose amino-acid sequence MPLPQTESPGALLGELVRRGVRMTRQRRAILAVIETAQKHLDASQLLRRARRLNPNVDRVTVYRTLGLLKRHGLIDELDLMHVKGEGHYYERKIGRDHLHMTCLRCGAVAEFESTLFRKLTRSVETECGFHVVVARLEIGGYCSQCRK is encoded by the coding sequence ATGCCTCTGCCTCAAACGGAAAGCCCCGGCGCCCTGCTCGGCGAACTCGTTCGCCGCGGCGTCCGCATGACGCGTCAGCGACGCGCCATCCTCGCCGTTATCGAAACCGCTCAGAAGCACCTCGACGCCTCACAGCTCCTCCGTCGCGCCCGTCGCCTCAACCCCAACGTCGATCGCGTCACCGTCTACCGTACCCTCGGCCTCCTCAAGCGCCACGGCCTCATTGACGAGCTCGATCTCATGCACGTGAAAGGCGAAGGCCACTACTACGAGCGCAAGATCGGCCGCGATCACCTCCACATGACCTGCCTCCGCTGCGGCGCCGTCGCCGAATTCGAAAGCACTCTCTTCCGCAAGCTCACCCGCTCGGTCGAGACAGAGTGCGGTTTCCACGTGGTCGTCGCCCGCCTCGAGATCGGCGGCTACTGCTCGCAGTGCCGCAAATGA